In Elstera cyanobacteriorum, the genomic stretch CGAATATCATCGCGTGCGATGCCGCGCTGGGGAAAATGTGCCAGCGTTTCACAAGATCGGATGATTGCTTCCGTATAGGCGGCGGCAATGCTTGGCGCGGCGGCCTCAGCGATGAAGCGGTAAAGGTCGATCAATTGCGCTTCCGCCTCAGGGGCGAAGACGACGCGATAGGTCATTCCGATTTCGCGTGCTCGCGGGTGAGGCGGGTTCGGAGTTCATCGGCTGTCAGGGCGCGGGATGGATCGGCTTTCAGCGCATCATAGGCCGGGCCAATTTGTGCATTCAGCCAAGTTTCGACCGCGCGGTCACGGGCCAGGAGCACCCGCAAGCCATCCCGGATCACTTCACTCTCGGACGCATATTCCCCGGTCCGTACCCTGGCTTTCACCATATCGGCCATCTCATTGGGTAGGGTGATGCTCAGTTGCTGCGTTGTGCGCATCGCGGCGACCTTCCTAAGCAAAGTAGGATTTAATCTTATCTATAAGGAGGCGAGGGAGTCTAGCAACGCGAACTCAAGGGGGGTGGCTGGGCTGTTCCTAAGATTGAACGCCTTATTTCCGCTGCGATTTTCCCCTAGAGAAGGGCAGTGTATGGTTTGAGAACCAGCAACAAGACCCCCGGAGGAGCCGCGCCATGCCCGAATCCCCTGCCCCCCTGCCGGTCGATCCCCATACCGAGGCGTCGCCACCCGCACGGCGGGGAACGGAGGTGCAGCCGCTCGATTTGTCGCCCGAAGCGCCCAGCCTGCATGCCACCTGCATTGCCCTGCACGGGGTTGGCTTGCTGCTGCGCGGGGCGTCAGGCCTCGGTAAATCCGATCTTGCCCTGCGGCTGATCGATGGCGGGGCGACCTTGGTGGCCGATGACCGCACGCTGATTTCAACGGCGATTACAGCAGGCGGAACGATCCTGGTGGCGGCGCCGCCGCCCGCCCTGGCGGGGCTGCTGGAGGTTCGGGGGCTTGGCCTTGTACGCCTGCCGTATCAAAGCCTGTGCCCGGTCCAGATGATCGTCGACGTCCTGCCGCCGGAAGACCGACCGGACCGGCTGCCCGATCCCGATACGGAAACGCTGCTGGGGGTGACCTTGCCGCGCTGGTGCCTGAATGCGCTCGAACCCTCCGCCCCCGCCAAGGTGCGGCTGGCGGTGCGCATTCT encodes the following:
- a CDS encoding type II toxin-antitoxin system RelE/ParE family toxin, with the protein product MTYRVVFAPEAEAQLIDLYRFIAEAAAPSIAAAYTEAIIRSCETLAHFPQRGIARDDIRPGLRMTHFKKKTMIAYSIMDETVAVIGIFYGGQDYGALLGGT
- a CDS encoding ribbon-helix-helix domain-containing protein, yielding MRTTQQLSITLPNEMADMVKARVRTGEYASESEVIRDGLRVLLARDRAVETWLNAQIGPAYDALKADPSRALTADELRTRLTREHAKSE
- a CDS encoding HPr kinase/phosphorylase gives rise to the protein MPESPAPLPVDPHTEASPPARRGTEVQPLDLSPEAPSLHATCIALHGVGLLLRGASGLGKSDLALRLIDGGATLVADDRTLISTAITAGGTILVAAPPPALAGLLEVRGLGLVRLPYQSLCPVQMIVDVLPPEDRPDRLPDPDTETLLGVTLPRWCLNALEPSAPAKVRLAVRILTERSPKLLAPPTV